A single Pantanalinema sp. DNA region contains:
- a CDS encoding NifU family protein: MPKIAEIEPTPNPNAIKFVLKEALTTGFGRSFDSADAASNDPLASQLFAIPHVTNVFYQDKWLTVTQDGKASWSELMRELAVPIRAAGSERSPGGTASASRQAIVADGDEARLSRINELLDTKVRPALAMDGGGLEVVELAGNILRVHYQGACGSCPSSISGTLMGIENLMQSIEPGLMLEAV; encoded by the coding sequence ATGCCCAAGATCGCCGAAATCGAGCCCACCCCCAACCCGAACGCCATCAAGTTCGTGCTCAAGGAGGCGCTGACCACCGGCTTCGGCCGATCCTTCGACAGCGCGGACGCCGCCTCGAACGATCCCTTGGCCTCGCAGCTCTTCGCCATTCCTCACGTCACCAACGTCTTCTACCAGGACAAGTGGCTGACGGTGACGCAGGACGGCAAGGCCTCCTGGTCGGAGCTGATGCGCGAGCTGGCGGTGCCCATCCGGGCGGCGGGCTCGGAGCGATCGCCCGGCGGCACGGCGAGCGCCTCGCGCCAGGCCATCGTCGCCGACGGGGACGAGGCGCGCCTTTCGCGCATCAACGAGCTGCTGGACACCAAGGTGCGCCCGGCGCTCGCCATGGACGGCGGTGGCCTGGAGGTGGTGGAGCTCGCGGGCAACATCCTCAGGGTCCACTACCAGGGCGCCTGCGGCAGCTGTCCCAGCTCCATCTCGGGCACCCTGATGGGGATCGAGAACCTCATGCAGAGCATCGAGCCGGGCCTGATGCTCGAGGCGGTCTAA
- a CDS encoding SUF system NifU family Fe-S cluster assembly protein, producing MADQKQLYQEVILEHNKKPRNFGAVENPNRKAEGHNPVCGDHITLTLDVEGERIEKIAFTGDACAICKASASMMTTNVKGKTVTEAEGLIQEFRDLATGKITSETPGHHLGRLTVFSGIATLPSRVKCAVLPWHTLHAAFENAELVSTEGNADPAHP from the coding sequence ATGGCCGACCAGAAGCAGCTCTACCAGGAAGTGATCCTGGAGCACAACAAGAAGCCCCGCAACTTCGGCGCGGTGGAGAACCCCAACCGCAAGGCCGAGGGACACAACCCGGTGTGCGGGGACCACATCACGCTCACCCTCGACGTCGAGGGCGAGCGCATCGAGAAGATCGCCTTCACCGGCGACGCGTGCGCCATCTGCAAGGCCTCGGCCTCGATGATGACGACCAACGTCAAGGGCAAGACCGTGACGGAGGCCGAGGGCCTGATCCAGGAGTTCCGCGACCTGGCCACCGGCAAGATCACCTCCGAGACCCCGGGCCACCACCTGGGGCGGCTGACCGTCTTCTCGGGGATCGCCACCTTGCCCTCGCGGGTCAAGTGCGCCGTCCTGCCCTGGCACACCCTTCATGCGGCCTTCGAGAACGCCGAGCTCGTCTCGACCGAAGGCAACGCTGACCCCGCTCACCCGTAA